Proteins co-encoded in one Leptospira stimsonii genomic window:
- a CDS encoding MBOAT family O-acyltransferase, which translates to MLFNSLNFLVFLFVFLLLYFRFGKLGQNRLLFFGGLLFYGFWKAEMVLLLLFCIALNFAGGIYLGRKKGADQRRIFVGLISINLGILIFFKYILFLLSIWNDTLGAVFPKAGIPLPEILLPVGISFYTFHNISYLSDIRSGKIFPCTDFIRFGVYDLFFPLLLAGPIERPDSLLPQIENERTITPNGFLSGVILFLWGIFKKVFIGDHLLLFTGKAMEPSMELAPGMILWIAFCFAFQVYADFSGYTDAARGLAKMLGFRLTLNFNFPFISSNPSEFWRRWHISLSTWLRDYLYIPLGGNRVSVFRQNINLMIVWILGGLWHGATYGYLVWGCYCGLQVVGYNLFQKYVLRFLSLNIPILEWSLKLAGVILTFWMFALGLLLFQVHSPNELWNFVLNVTSGFYWNWVIAGKLLFLLFPLLIVEPWMILSGGTDSFLEKIETKPLRWIPLSFGVVVLFFLFGVFEKKEFFYFQF; encoded by the coding sequence ATGTTATTCAACTCTCTGAATTTTCTCGTATTCTTATTCGTCTTTTTACTTCTCTATTTTCGTTTCGGTAAACTCGGCCAGAATCGACTCCTATTTTTCGGCGGCCTTCTCTTTTACGGCTTTTGGAAAGCGGAGATGGTCCTTCTGCTTTTGTTTTGTATCGCGCTGAACTTTGCCGGAGGGATCTATCTCGGTAGAAAAAAGGGCGCCGACCAAAGAAGGATCTTCGTAGGGCTCATTTCCATCAACCTCGGGATTCTTATCTTTTTTAAATACATTCTTTTTTTATTAAGTATTTGGAACGATACCTTAGGGGCCGTTTTCCCAAAAGCCGGCATTCCTCTTCCTGAAATTTTGTTACCCGTCGGAATTTCTTTTTACACCTTTCACAACATCAGTTATCTTTCGGATATTCGATCCGGAAAAATATTTCCTTGCACCGATTTTATTCGGTTTGGCGTTTACGATCTCTTCTTTCCCCTGCTTCTCGCGGGTCCTATCGAAAGACCGGATTCTTTACTTCCTCAGATCGAAAACGAAAGAACGATCACTCCGAACGGATTTTTGTCCGGTGTCATTTTGTTCCTCTGGGGAATTTTTAAAAAAGTTTTTATCGGAGATCACCTCCTTCTTTTTACGGGGAAGGCGATGGAACCGAGTATGGAGCTCGCTCCGGGAATGATCCTTTGGATAGCGTTTTGTTTTGCCTTTCAGGTTTATGCCGATTTTAGCGGATATACCGATGCGGCTCGAGGTCTTGCGAAAATGCTTGGGTTTCGCCTAACGCTCAATTTTAATTTTCCGTTCATTTCTTCCAACCCTTCCGAATTTTGGAGGCGCTGGCATATTTCACTTTCCACGTGGCTTCGGGATTATCTCTATATTCCTCTCGGAGGAAATCGAGTTTCCGTTTTTAGGCAGAATATTAACTTGATGATCGTTTGGATCCTCGGCGGTCTCTGGCACGGGGCTACCTATGGTTACCTCGTTTGGGGCTGTTATTGCGGTCTACAGGTAGTCGGTTATAATCTTTTTCAAAAATACGTGCTTAGATTCCTTTCTTTGAATATTCCGATTTTAGAATGGAGTCTGAAATTGGCAGGAGTGATTTTGACTTTTTGGATGTTTGCCCTCGGATTGCTTTTGTTTCAGGTCCATTCTCCGAACGAACTTTGGAATTTTGTTTTGAACGTCACGAGCGGTTTTTATTGGAATTGGGTGATCGCAGGAAAACTTTTATTTCTTCTTTTTCCTCTTTTGATCGTGGAACCCTGGATGATCCTTTCCGGTGGCACCGATTCCTTTTTGGAAAAGATCGAAACAAAGCCTTTGCGATGGATTCCTCTTTCTTTCGGGGTCGTAGTTTTGTTTTTTCTTTTCGGGGTTTTTGAGAAGAAAGAATTTTTTTACTTTCAGTTTTAG
- a CDS encoding GAF domain-containing protein, protein MGLLERVSKLVKSDSTGTPSSISTEEKKSLLKKSEAFQGKKSFFQRALGMRNEPARLEPSSEPILDQHTTPELTDHDVDSESSFTEDFSLPELDGDSPTFEAEDLQAEFPDSTFESSDHSFDNGDLLDLPEDLVEPEGVAKEELDEDPFSSLADSNDAEPEDDLSLDELFGEESQEESPTKPEAPVVKSEEELEETELPANLDEDPFSDWVKEAEQEATRTPSKVDSKAASTEKGDFLFDDDSNFTTSPIDLQIASRKKLENYMSVFEISKEIGVSTGFADFFENLLFSIMGQIGAESIGIFSSKNGDKEFFRLEDYQGEGFNPEWTISSEDEIYHAVHNAGSVLYAKELIKPTLPAKEQEILKQSNAELLVAIRYMDDFFGIIILSKTISGEDYTIEDLEFLKIIGEIAGSVYRRIFDTEQLHQENQNLKEVIRANELIISLARDFGAIRTLDEAYDKLISSFKEELKVRRATFMILDGHTKNEFRVFASNLLTPEHVGSFTLPLDSSIVGIVSNIPGVFRIENFRKHPELMQKLSNDELGLMSDFIVIPFINLHWLVGMLIIHETDVPWTDSDRETAVGISEVLAPVFSSLLLIQERDSVFKDPFSPVEEKIEDMILKAARLGSSFSLTIFKVQNVSRMVKLKGSGFFASYSEELRKAIQENLSESDFHYRIGQGKYAVILDGKDREETQILIRKIKNKLNDADRRSKDFQTSVIQHTLCYPADTKEKERILELLEES, encoded by the coding sequence ATGGGTTTGTTAGAGAGGGTCAGCAAGTTAGTCAAATCCGATTCTACAGGCACGCCTTCTTCGATTTCTACGGAAGAGAAAAAATCGTTACTCAAAAAGTCGGAAGCGTTTCAGGGTAAAAAAAGTTTTTTTCAGCGTGCCCTCGGTATGCGAAACGAACCCGCCAGACTTGAACCTTCTTCGGAACCTATATTAGACCAACACACGACTCCGGAACTCACCGATCACGATGTCGATTCAGAATCTTCCTTTACCGAAGACTTTTCTCTTCCTGAGCTCGACGGAGATTCTCCTACGTTTGAAGCGGAAGATCTTCAGGCTGAGTTTCCGGATTCTACGTTTGAATCCTCAGATCACTCCTTTGATAACGGCGATCTGCTTGACCTTCCGGAAGATCTCGTGGAACCGGAAGGTGTCGCCAAAGAGGAGTTAGACGAAGATCCGTTTTCTTCCCTTGCCGATTCGAATGATGCCGAACCGGAAGACGATCTCTCTCTCGATGAACTTTTTGGTGAAGAATCTCAAGAAGAATCTCCGACGAAACCGGAAGCTCCCGTTGTGAAATCGGAAGAGGAACTGGAAGAAACCGAACTTCCGGCGAACTTGGACGAGGATCCTTTTAGCGATTGGGTGAAAGAAGCGGAACAAGAAGCCACTCGTACTCCTTCGAAAGTGGATTCGAAAGCCGCTTCCACCGAAAAAGGAGATTTCCTTTTCGACGATGATTCCAACTTCACGACGTCTCCAATCGATCTACAAATCGCTTCCCGTAAAAAATTAGAAAATTATATGTCCGTCTTCGAGATCAGCAAAGAGATCGGAGTCTCCACTGGCTTCGCGGACTTTTTCGAAAATCTCCTTTTCTCGATTATGGGCCAGATCGGCGCAGAATCGATCGGCATCTTCTCCTCCAAAAACGGAGACAAGGAATTCTTTCGTTTGGAGGATTATCAAGGAGAAGGTTTCAATCCGGAATGGACGATTTCTTCCGAAGACGAAATCTATCACGCGGTGCATAACGCAGGTTCCGTCTTGTACGCGAAAGAACTTATAAAGCCGACTCTTCCCGCAAAAGAACAAGAAATCTTAAAACAATCCAACGCTGAACTTCTCGTCGCGATTCGATACATGGACGATTTTTTCGGGATCATCATTTTGAGTAAGACGATCAGCGGTGAAGACTATACGATCGAGGATTTAGAATTCCTAAAAATCATCGGGGAGATCGCGGGCTCCGTCTATCGCAGAATTTTCGACACGGAACAACTTCATCAGGAAAATCAGAATCTCAAAGAAGTAATTCGCGCAAACGAATTGATCATTTCTCTCGCCAGAGATTTCGGCGCGATTAGAACTCTCGACGAGGCCTACGACAAGTTGATTTCCTCTTTTAAAGAGGAATTGAAGGTGAGAAGGGCGACGTTCATGATTTTGGACGGTCATACAAAGAACGAGTTCCGTGTTTTCGCTTCTAATCTTTTAACTCCGGAACACGTGGGTTCTTTCACTCTTCCTCTGGATAGTTCCATCGTCGGGATCGTTTCCAATATTCCCGGCGTATTCAGAATCGAAAATTTTAGAAAACATCCCGAGCTAATGCAGAAACTTTCCAACGATGAACTCGGCTTGATGTCCGATTTTATCGTCATTCCGTTTATCAATCTTCATTGGTTGGTGGGAATGTTGATCATACACGAGACCGATGTTCCGTGGACGGACAGCGATCGGGAAACCGCGGTTGGAATCTCCGAGGTATTGGCCCCCGTTTTTTCCAGCCTTCTCCTCATCCAAGAAAGGGATTCGGTATTCAAAGACCCGTTTAGCCCGGTGGAAGAAAAAATCGAGGATATGATCTTAAAAGCGGCCAGACTTGGTAGCTCTTTTAGTTTAACTATATTCAAAGTTCAGAATGTATCACGGATGGTGAAATTAAAAGGTTCCGGTTTTTTCGCTTCTTATAGCGAAGAACTTCGTAAGGCGATCCAGGAGAATCTTTCCGAGTCCGATTTTCATTATAGAATCGGGCAAGGAAAATACGCGGTTATTTTGGATGGAAAGGATCGAGAAGAAACGCAGATTCTCATCCGAAAAATAAAAAACAAACTAAACGACGCCGATCGTAGATCGAAAGACTTCCAAACTTCCGTGATTCAACATACTCTTTGTTATCCGGCGGATACGAAGGAAAAGGAAAGAATTCTCGAATTACTCGAAGAATCCTGA